In Psychrobacter sp. JCM 18902, a single window of DNA contains:
- a CDS encoding SdrD B-like domain-containing protein, with product MTLSTMTPSNRTALCSAKISALSLAMLLMQSNIAIAADAANPNLQIINNIANASYNVNNQTDVTISSISNQVQVKASDLPEYGIELTQQPLLTVMPNALVNWVNVLSNTSYSNQTVELTLAVSPTLSNLKVYQDLNRNGVVDNGDTEVIFDNLSAQIKLGHSESIQFIVQALSDVNGKSGDTADIKIGAVVLEDPSVSSVNATDRLIIVEPEIKFTTPKFDENKTTSQIEENVYIDASYAQCNVQLDKPDQVWVTITSLLTGDKYALKAIETGNSTGKYQLSAPTQNNANAINDKFIQTLANDTLTASLDACIAPSVGTGAEQLPSEGDFTVRIDDLDTQINIVDDSPSLVVTKESDVKSAEFGDYVSYTINITNSGNSTAYDVQLKDALPRGFAYVDGSVRINQTADINIDQVQTTEFKADGKYQVLNLGNMANGESKKITYRVLIGASSLGGDGINRATAVASNEQGKILVSREAQWKIEVERGVMNTDGIIIGKVYHDINRDGIQQKEDGELGVAGVRIYMENGNFVVTDPEGKYNFYGVSAKTHVLKIDRTTIPHSTEMVTQSNRNAGDAGSRFVDLKYGELHRADFGIVVGMGDSTERLNTELVARSKSVSAKNDSLEQAVKTELTLDPDYNRDYDDNVDASGCNINGDLDLGSNCDSAIVNEMINPAANRVDMTVTTVAPPVEKELEEYLKEVANNDVAFINLNEGQQLSTYKQMVQVQAPLGSIFTLYANGKAVPEQQIGKTAEQEKQNVTAFDYYAVDLKRGNNILRGVATDVNGKIISEQTIKVSTPDNLQAIDYRTQAQLVPADGVSDYQVVISLKDRDGRPYIASTPITIDTNIGRINLNDSSKDQAGTQVIVSGGELLIPVTAPSVPGKGDLVIDTGSSKQIIPLQFTAQLRPLIAVGIVEGAISLKDFDGSSITDAQGAFEQELNDFAGNDDYTASGRAAMFLKGKVRGDYLLTLAYDSDKKGERLFRDIEPGEYYPVYGDSSAKGFDAQSTSKLYVRLDKGRSFAMYGDLKTQIDNDEGIKLGQYNRTLTGLKAQYEDSNTRITAFVAETSTSQRVNETRGLGISGPYPLAENFDAVLENSETVEVITRDANNPGLIISRETLTRFADYEIDPISRSLFLKAPIASQDIDGNPIYLRVTVEVDEGGEKYLVGGIAAKQQLTDKVAIGGSYVNSADPLNKEELASVNSVIKFNDKLKLVAEYAMNKAENPNFQPSNQINATELDGQDAEGNALRIELDFDNQKNTRAKAYYNDTDEGFVTGASPQTAGRAESGVEVTHLINDKKTALKLEGVRTKDHTTDASRQGALASIEQRLSTNIVGEIGLRYYKQDATAASRNIQAVTDVVDVTDNTLFNDDIINQSALNNVSDSEKDIEGTTARARITARLPKLNDSLVFAEYEQDIDNSNRNATSIGGETPLGGLGRLYARHDLINSLSGSYGLDDTEERQRTVFGFDAAYMKDGKVYSEYRMSDAISAREAEAAIGLKNKWYVQQGLTINTLFERVESLEGDTENTATAAGIGVEYLAKEDYKASARFEKRWGETSDTLLGSAGIAYRYTDDVTLLAKDIYSRVDYDDGNRTINRFQLGAAYRDYDSNQLDMLAKLEYRLDDNSTGDDAYQKDAVIWSLSGNYHPTRPLTLSGRYAGKYTQFDADNISSDNTAHALYARGLYDISERWDVGLQAGTYWNKQADDMSYMLGAEVGYSPMTNLWLSLGYNFMGFEDEDIAYDDSTMEGAYFRLRFKFDEDLFKRDDPRKNQRLTTHSTL from the coding sequence ATGACTCTATCTACCATGACACCGTCTAATCGTACTGCATTGTGTTCAGCGAAGATCTCTGCGCTGTCATTGGCAATGTTGCTTATGCAATCAAATATCGCGATTGCAGCTGATGCAGCAAACCCTAATCTGCAAATCATCAACAATATTGCAAATGCTAGCTATAACGTCAATAACCAGACTGACGTCACAATATCTAGCATCTCAAACCAAGTACAAGTCAAAGCCTCAGACCTTCCTGAATACGGTATTGAACTCACTCAACAGCCGTTACTCACCGTTATGCCTAACGCCTTGGTTAACTGGGTAAATGTCCTAAGCAATACCAGCTATAGCAACCAGACTGTTGAGCTAACATTAGCTGTATCTCCAACGCTCTCAAACTTAAAAGTCTATCAAGATCTAAATAGAAACGGCGTCGTTGATAATGGTGATACTGAAGTTATTTTCGATAATTTAAGCGCACAAATCAAACTTGGACACAGTGAAAGTATCCAGTTTATCGTGCAAGCTTTATCAGATGTTAACGGCAAAAGTGGCGATACTGCAGATATTAAAATTGGCGCTGTCGTTCTGGAAGACCCATCCGTATCGAGTGTCAACGCAACGGATAGACTAATCATCGTTGAGCCTGAAATCAAATTTACAACGCCTAAGTTTGACGAAAACAAAACCACCTCGCAAATCGAGGAAAACGTCTATATCGATGCCAGCTATGCGCAGTGTAACGTTCAGCTAGATAAGCCAGATCAAGTATGGGTCACGATTACCTCTTTGTTGACGGGTGACAAATACGCATTGAAAGCGATTGAGACGGGCAATAGTACTGGTAAATATCAGCTATCAGCACCAACACAAAACAATGCCAACGCTATCAATGACAAATTTATTCAGACTCTAGCAAATGACACGTTGACTGCAAGTCTAGATGCCTGTATTGCGCCTTCTGTCGGTACTGGCGCTGAGCAGCTACCAAGCGAAGGTGACTTCACCGTACGTATCGATGACTTAGATACACAAATCAATATCGTCGATGATAGCCCAAGCTTAGTCGTCACCAAAGAAAGCGACGTTAAAAGCGCTGAATTTGGTGATTATGTTAGCTACACCATCAATATCACCAATAGTGGCAACTCTACCGCTTACGATGTACAACTAAAAGACGCCCTACCACGTGGTTTTGCTTATGTAGATGGTAGTGTACGTATCAACCAAACTGCTGATATCAATATCGACCAAGTACAAACCACTGAGTTTAAAGCTGATGGTAAATATCAGGTGCTAAATTTAGGTAATATGGCAAATGGCGAAAGTAAAAAAATTACTTACCGTGTCTTAATTGGTGCCTCATCATTGGGCGGTGATGGCATCAACCGCGCGACTGCCGTCGCTAGCAATGAGCAAGGTAAAATCTTAGTTTCAAGAGAAGCACAGTGGAAAATTGAAGTAGAGCGCGGCGTCATGAATACTGATGGCATCATCATCGGTAAGGTCTATCACGATATCAACCGTGACGGCATTCAACAAAAAGAAGATGGCGAACTTGGCGTTGCAGGCGTGCGTATCTACATGGAAAACGGTAACTTTGTCGTGACTGATCCTGAAGGTAAATATAACTTTTATGGTGTCAGTGCCAAAACTCACGTCTTAAAAATTGACCGCACCACCATCCCTCACTCAACCGAGATGGTCACCCAAAGTAATCGCAATGCGGGCGATGCTGGCAGCCGTTTCGTTGACTTAAAATATGGCGAATTACATCGTGCCGATTTCGGTATCGTGGTCGGTATGGGCGATAGCACTGAGCGTTTGAATACAGAGCTTGTCGCTCGTAGCAAATCAGTGAGCGCTAAGAATGATAGCCTTGAGCAAGCAGTAAAAACCGAGCTAACCCTAGACCCTGACTACAATCGTGACTACGATGATAATGTAGACGCCAGTGGCTGCAACATCAATGGCGACTTAGATCTGGGCAGCAACTGTGACTCTGCTATCGTCAATGAGATGATCAATCCAGCCGCCAATCGTGTTGATATGACCGTCACTACGGTAGCACCGCCAGTAGAAAAAGAGCTGGAAGAATATCTCAAAGAAGTGGCTAACAATGACGTGGCTTTTATCAATTTAAACGAAGGTCAACAGCTCAGCACTTATAAACAAATGGTACAGGTGCAAGCGCCACTGGGTTCAATATTTACACTATATGCCAATGGAAAAGCAGTACCAGAACAACAAATCGGCAAAACTGCTGAGCAAGAAAAACAGAATGTGACTGCCTTTGATTACTATGCCGTCGACTTAAAACGCGGCAACAATATCTTGCGCGGTGTCGCTACTGACGTGAATGGCAAAATTATCTCTGAGCAAACCATTAAAGTATCAACGCCAGACAATTTACAAGCCATTGACTATCGCACTCAAGCGCAGCTAGTACCAGCAGATGGCGTTAGCGATTATCAAGTCGTTATTAGCCTAAAAGACCGTGATGGCCGTCCTTATATCGCCTCAACACCTATCACTATCGATACCAATATCGGCCGTATCAATCTTAATGACAGCAGTAAAGATCAAGCTGGTACGCAAGTTATTGTCTCAGGTGGCGAGCTACTCATACCCGTGACTGCACCAAGTGTACCGGGTAAAGGTGACTTGGTCATCGACACTGGTAGCAGTAAACAGATTATCCCGTTACAATTTACCGCGCAATTACGTCCTCTCATTGCCGTCGGCATCGTCGAAGGCGCAATCTCACTTAAAGACTTTGATGGCAGCAGCATTACTGACGCCCAAGGCGCTTTTGAGCAAGAGCTCAATGATTTCGCTGGTAACGATGACTATACCGCTTCTGGTCGCGCCGCGATGTTCCTTAAAGGCAAAGTACGTGGCGATTATTTGCTCACTTTGGCTTATGACAGTGACAAAAAAGGCGAGCGTCTGTTCCGTGATATCGAGCCTGGTGAATACTATCCTGTCTATGGTGATTCATCAGCCAAGGGCTTTGATGCGCAATCTACCAGCAAACTCTATGTGCGCTTGGACAAGGGCCGCTCATTTGCTATGTATGGCGATTTAAAAACTCAAATCGATAACGATGAAGGTATTAAATTAGGTCAATATAACCGTACGTTGACTGGCCTGAAAGCCCAGTATGAAGATAGCAATACTCGCATTACCGCCTTTGTCGCGGAGACGAGTACCAGCCAGCGCGTCAATGAGACTCGTGGTCTTGGTATCTCAGGCCCTTATCCATTGGCTGAAAACTTTGATGCCGTATTAGAAAACTCAGAAACTGTCGAAGTGATCACTCGTGACGCCAACAATCCAGGCTTGATCATTAGCCGTGAGACCCTTACCCGCTTTGCCGATTATGAAATTGACCCTATCAGTCGCAGCTTATTTTTAAAAGCCCCTATCGCTAGCCAAGACATCGATGGCAACCCTATTTATCTACGAGTCACTGTAGAAGTCGATGAAGGCGGCGAAAAATACTTGGTCGGTGGCATTGCTGCCAAGCAGCAGTTGACTGATAAAGTCGCCATCGGTGGTAGCTATGTCAACAGTGCTGATCCTCTTAACAAAGAAGAGCTTGCTAGCGTCAACAGCGTTATCAAGTTTAACGATAAGCTAAAACTGGTCGCTGAATACGCGATGAATAAAGCTGAGAATCCAAATTTTCAGCCAAGCAATCAAATCAATGCGACAGAGTTAGACGGTCAGGACGCAGAAGGTAATGCCTTGCGTATCGAGCTTGACTTTGATAACCAGAAAAACACTCGTGCCAAAGCTTATTATAACGATACTGACGAAGGTTTCGTGACTGGTGCCTCGCCGCAGACTGCTGGGCGCGCTGAATCGGGCGTCGAAGTCACTCATTTAATTAATGATAAAAAGACCGCGCTAAAACTAGAAGGCGTACGTACAAAAGATCATACCACTGATGCTAGCCGCCAAGGTGCCTTAGCCAGTATTGAACAGCGTTTGAGCACCAACATCGTTGGCGAGATTGGCTTACGTTATTATAAGCAAGATGCGACGGCAGCTTCACGCAATATCCAAGCGGTAACAGACGTCGTAGATGTGACTGATAACACTCTCTTTAATGACGATATTATCAATCAATCGGCGCTAAATAATGTCAGTGATTCTGAAAAAGATATTGAAGGTACTACCGCCCGCGCTCGTATCACGGCACGGTTACCCAAGCTCAATGACTCTTTAGTATTTGCAGAATATGAGCAAGATATTGATAACAGTAATCGTAATGCCACCTCCATCGGAGGCGAGACGCCGCTAGGTGGTTTAGGTCGCCTATACGCCCGTCATGACTTGATCAACAGTCTATCTGGTAGCTATGGTCTTGATGATACTGAAGAACGCCAGCGTACCGTATTTGGTTTTGATGCCGCTTATATGAAAGACGGCAAAGTCTATAGCGAATACCGCATGAGCGATGCTATCAGTGCCCGCGAAGCTGAAGCGGCCATTGGTCTTAAGAACAAATGGTATGTCCAGCAGGGTTTAACCATCAATACTTTATTTGAGCGTGTTGAATCATTAGAGGGCGATACCGAAAATACCGCAACGGCAGCTGGCATTGGTGTAGAGTATCTTGCGAAAGAAGATTACAAAGCCTCGGCGCGTTTTGAGAAGCGTTGGGGTGAGACCAGTGACACATTGCTAGGTAGCGCTGGTATTGCTTATCGCTATACCGATGATGTGACTCTGTTGGCCAAGGACATCTACTCACGCGTCGATTATGACGATGGCAATCGCACGATTAATCGTTTCCAGCTAGGAGCTGCCTATCGTGATTATGATAGCAATCAGTTAGACATGTTAGCCAAGCTTGAGTATCGCTTAGATGATAACAGTACTGGCGATGACGCCTATCAAAAAGATGCCGTTATTTGGTCATTGAGTGGTAACTATCATCCAACGCGTCCGTTGACGTTATCGGGCCGTTACGCGGGTAAATATACTCAGTTTGATGCTGATAATATCAGTAGCGACAATACAGCCCATGCGCTTTATGCTCGCGGTCTATATGACATCAGTGAGCGCTGGGATGTGGGCTTGCAAGCAGGCACTTATTGGAACAAACAAGCAGATGATATGTCTTATATGCTGGGTGCGGAAGTAGGCTATAGCCCGATGACCAATCTTTGGTTGTCACTAGGTTATAACTTCATGGGCTTTGAGGATGAAGACATCGCTTATGACGATAGCACTATGGAAGGCGCTTACTTTAGATTACGTTTCAAGTTTGACGAAGACCTATTCAAACGTGATGATCCACGTAAGAACCAGCGTTTGACGACTCACTCTACATTGTAA
- a CDS encoding TetR/AcrR family transcriptional regulator has protein sequence MSENKDEKIEDVLVDSELAKKLVPNKFKFTSQQGRARRQKLLAGAKKLSETQPINDITLAAVCEEAGIPRASAYHFFPNIEAIFLALRFLNAIEILEIVETVDIGNYDRWQGYLTALIDNCVTIFHNDETKAKLIYDTNTPDFEGDSFGEDIDHQIVDLVYKRLSERYEMPSFHDIQDTLLIAYSIINAIFTLSYRRHQSITNEYIQEANTAFIAYLRCYLPEKLPRKNR, from the coding sequence ATGAGCGAAAATAAAGACGAAAAGATTGAAGATGTGTTGGTAGATTCGGAACTGGCAAAAAAACTGGTCCCGAATAAGTTTAAGTTTACCAGCCAACAAGGCCGTGCGCGCCGTCAAAAACTTTTGGCTGGTGCTAAGAAGTTAAGTGAAACACAACCTATCAATGACATTACTTTGGCGGCTGTATGTGAAGAAGCAGGCATTCCAAGAGCTTCTGCTTATCACTTTTTTCCTAACATCGAAGCGATATTTTTAGCATTGCGTTTTTTGAATGCTATCGAAATATTAGAAATAGTAGAAACAGTCGATATTGGTAATTATGACAGATGGCAGGGCTATTTAACGGCACTTATTGATAATTGTGTGACGATATTCCATAACGACGAAACCAAAGCTAAGCTCATTTATGACACGAACACGCCTGATTTTGAAGGTGATAGTTTTGGTGAAGATATCGATCATCAAATCGTCGATTTGGTTTATAAGCGTTTATCAGAGCGCTATGAGATGCCGAGTTTCCACGATATTCAAGACACACTATTGATTGCTTATAGCATTATCAATGCGATATTTACATTGTCTTATCGTCGTCACCAAAGCATTACCAATGAATACATCCAAGAAGCAAACACTGCGTTTATCGCTTATTTGCGTTGCTATCTACCAGAAAAGCTACCGCGTAAGAATCGCTAG